A single Pseudodesulfovibrio alkaliphilus DNA region contains:
- a CDS encoding ribbon-helix-helix domain-containing protein → MDFNSSKKSRVANDSFLLGQDTHFVLQSAFGFANPALSADKVGGSPLAARGSFTRLGLPKRSRPGGMMKRKIVPVRMDEELLVRLDARKKELGASGRSELVREAVRLFVRSGQPELNRQMVSEFKAWRTMFRGVGTNLNQLAIHMNSNYPLPVIQALEVLDKLNTAFKGMADNLKRMRNDLEL, encoded by the coding sequence TCGTTTCTTTTGGGGCAGGATACGCACTTTGTATTACAAAGTGCTTTTGGCTTCGCCAATCCTGCCTTGTCCGCCGACAAGGTAGGGGGTTCCCCCCTCGCTGCCAGGGGCAGCTTCACCCGTTTGGGCCTTCCTAAACGGTCCCGGCCAGGAGGCATGATGAAAAGGAAAATCGTCCCGGTTCGCATGGATGAGGAATTGCTTGTCAGACTCGATGCGCGAAAGAAGGAGCTGGGGGCCAGCGGGCGGTCCGAGCTGGTCCGTGAAGCGGTCCGCCTGTTCGTCAGAAGCGGGCAACCGGAATTGAACCGCCAGATGGTCAGCGAGTTCAAGGCGTGGCGCACGATGTTCCGTGGCGTGGGGACGAATCTGAACCAGCTCGCCATACACATGAATTCAAACTATCCCCTGCCAGTAATCCAGGCCCTTGAAGTCTTGGACAAACTGAACACTGCCTTCAAGGGCATGGCCGACAACCTGAAGAGGATGCGAAATGACCTCGAACTATAG